Proteins encoded by one window of Vanacampus margaritifer isolate UIUO_Vmar chromosome 17, RoL_Vmar_1.0, whole genome shotgun sequence:
- the LOC144037487 gene encoding class I histocompatibility antigen, F10 alpha chain-like, whose translation MWKMNLLGLFVVVVQIHSVTPVVHTLKYFETASSHIPNLPSYFYVGYVDGVEISRYDSKSRKAKAKQDWMNKITDEDPHYWERQTQIGINSEQVNKVNIEIVRERFNQTGGVHMVQWMSGCEWDDETDEVYGWRHLSYDGEDFISFDLSTLRWIAVKPQAVVTKHKWDQDDVWNQLRKHYFSEICPSYLKKYVSYGRDFLMRTELPVVSLLQKTPSSPITCHASGFYPADSVLFWRKDGEELHEDVEMGELLPNHDGTFQTTAHLKAELPADAEGRYECVFQLAGVEDDMVTKLDRRSILTNHEEDATKVTLAVVVPLALLALLAPLLVLLVKRHKSPPANYAPASADASEPEPASKSVSEPDAEPASESAPEAHSGTSSS comes from the exons tgGTTCACACGCTCAAATATTTCGAAACTGcgtcctctcacattccaaacttGCCATCGTACTTTTATGTTGGTTATGTTGACGGCGTTGAGATCTCTCGTTACGACAGCAAGAGCAGGAAAGCAAAAGCCAAACAGGACTGGATGAACAAAATCACCGACGAGGATCCGCACTACTGGGAGAGACAGACACAGATCGGTATTAATAGTGAGCAGGTCAACAAAGTCAACATTGAAATTGTGAGAGAGCGCTTCAACCAAACTGgag gtgttCACATGGTCCAGTGGATGTCTGGCTGCGAATGGGACGACGAGACTGACGAGGTTTACGGTTGGCGACACCTCAGTTACGACGGCGAAGACTTCATCTCGTTTGACTTGTCGACACTGAGATGGATCGCAGTTAAGCCGCAAGCTGTCGTCACCAAACACAAGTGGGACCAAGACGACGTCTGGAATCAACTCAGGAAGCATTATTTCTCTGAGATTTGTCCTTCTTACTTGAAGAAGTATGTGAGCTATGGGAGGGACTTCCTGATGAGAACAG AGCTGCCGGTGGTGTCGCTGCTGCAGAAGACGCCTTCGTCGCCGATCACGTGCCACGCCAGCGGTTTCTACCCGGCGGACTCCGTCCTGTTTTGGAGGAAGGACGGCGAGGAGCTCCACGAGGACGTGGAGATGGGAGAGCTCCTCCCCAACCACGACGGAACCTTCCAGACGACGGCCCACCTGAAAGCGGAGCTGCCGGCCGACGCGGAGGGCCGCTACGAATGCGTCTTCCAGCTGGCCGGCGTCGAGGACGACATGGTCACCAAGCTGGACAGAAGAAGCATCCTGACTAACCATg AGGAAGACGCCACTAAGGTGACGCTGGCCGTTGTTGTCCCCTTGGCGCTCCTCGCTCTGCTGGCGCCGCTGCTCGTGCTCCTCGTCAAGCGTCACAAAAGCCCACCAG CCAACTACGCTCCAGCTT CTGCTGACGCTTCCGAGCCCGAGCCGGCCTCAAAGTCCGTTTCCGAGCCTGATGCCGAACCTGCTTCCGAGTCGGCTCCTGAGGCCCATTCCGGGACCAGTTCCTCGTGA